From one Cyanobacterium stanieri PCC 7202 genomic stretch:
- a CDS encoding Excinuclease ABC subunit B (PFAM: Helicase conserved C-terminal domain; UvrB/uvrC motif; Type III restriction enzyme, res subunit; Ultra-violet resistance protein B~TIGRFAM: excinuclease ABC, B subunit~COGs: COG0556 Helicase subunit of the DNA excision repair complex~InterProIPR006935:IPR001650:IPR001943:IPR004807:IPR 014021:IPR014001~KEGG: cyt:cce_2046 excinuclease ABC subunit B~PFAM: helicase domain protein; type III restriction protein res subunit; UvrB/UvrC protein~SMART: DEAD-like helicase ; helicase domain protein~SPTR: UvrABC system protein B;~TIGRFAM: excinuclease ABC, B subunit) — MFQLQAPFKPTGDQPTAIKSIVTALERGDQFHTLLGATGTGKTYTVANAIAHHQKPTLVLAHNKTLAAQLCEELRQFFPHNAVEYFVSYYDYYQPEAYIPVTDTYIEKTSSINDEIDMLRHSATRSLFERQDVIVVASISCIYGLGIPSEYLKASVKLAVGAEYDTRQLLRDLVTIQYTRNDIELARGSFRLKGDVLEIVPAYEDRVIRLDFFGDEIDSISLLDPVDGSFIKELERINIYPARHFVTPQEQLESAIASIKAELEIRLIELEKQGKLVEAQRLKQKTRYDLEMLQEVGYCNGVENYSRHLAGRQAGESPECLVDYFPKDWLLIVDESHVTVPQIRGMYNGDQARKRVLIDHGFRLPSAADNRPLKAEEFWQKVHQCIFVSATPSQWEIDQSEGNISEQIIRPTGILDPEICVRPTENQIDDLLGEVKKRVVKNERVLITTLTKRMAEDLTNYLQERGIKVQYLHSEIQSIERIEIIQSLRAGEFDILIGVNLLREGLDLPEVSLVVIMDADKEGFLRSEKSLIQTIGRAARHVNGEAILYADNLTDSMEKALNETNRRRKLQLAYNKKHNIIPRSISKKSSSSILEFLDITRRLNSEQLEKVYDHIEEVTLDKIPDLIKQFEEQMKTYAKDLEFEKAAEMRDKIKNLRAKLRTVDN, encoded by the coding sequence ATGTTTCAACTACAAGCGCCCTTTAAACCCACAGGAGATCAACCCACGGCTATCAAGTCCATTGTAACAGCCTTAGAAAGGGGCGATCAATTCCATACCCTTCTTGGGGCAACGGGTACAGGAAAAACCTATACAGTGGCAAATGCCATCGCCCATCACCAAAAACCGACCTTGGTATTAGCCCATAACAAAACCCTTGCCGCCCAACTGTGTGAGGAATTGAGACAGTTTTTTCCCCATAACGCCGTCGAATATTTCGTCAGTTATTACGACTACTACCAACCAGAAGCCTATATCCCTGTTACCGATACCTATATCGAAAAAACCTCATCCATCAACGATGAAATCGATATGTTGCGTCATTCGGCCACCCGTTCGTTATTTGAGCGTCAAGATGTGATTGTGGTGGCTTCTATTAGTTGTATCTATGGTTTGGGTATCCCCTCAGAATATCTCAAAGCCTCGGTAAAACTAGCGGTAGGGGCAGAATATGACACTCGGCAACTATTAAGAGATTTAGTCACCATTCAATATACCCGTAACGACATTGAACTAGCACGGGGTAGTTTTCGCCTTAAGGGGGATGTGTTGGAAATCGTCCCTGCCTACGAGGATCGAGTAATTCGCCTTGATTTTTTTGGAGACGAAATCGACTCAATTTCCCTTTTAGACCCCGTAGATGGTTCATTTATCAAAGAATTAGAACGCATTAATATCTACCCTGCAAGGCACTTTGTCACTCCCCAAGAACAGTTAGAAAGTGCGATCGCCTCTATCAAAGCAGAATTAGAAATTAGGCTCATAGAACTAGAAAAACAAGGAAAATTAGTAGAAGCCCAAAGATTAAAACAAAAAACCCGTTATGACCTAGAAATGTTACAAGAAGTAGGTTACTGTAACGGTGTGGAAAACTATTCTCGCCATCTCGCAGGAAGACAAGCGGGGGAATCCCCTGAATGTTTAGTGGATTATTTTCCCAAAGACTGGTTATTAATAGTAGATGAATCCCATGTTACCGTACCACAAATTAGGGGGATGTATAACGGAGATCAAGCTAGAAAAAGAGTTTTGATCGATCATGGTTTTCGACTGCCAAGCGCTGCCGATAATCGCCCCCTCAAAGCCGAAGAATTTTGGCAAAAAGTCCATCAATGTATTTTTGTATCCGCCACCCCTAGCCAGTGGGAAATTGACCAATCAGAGGGTAATATTTCTGAGCAAATTATTCGCCCCACAGGTATTTTAGACCCAGAAATTTGTGTTAGACCAACGGAAAATCAGATCGATGATTTACTTGGAGAAGTGAAAAAAAGAGTAGTCAAAAACGAACGGGTTTTAATTACAACTCTGACCAAAAGAATGGCAGAAGATTTAACCAATTATCTCCAAGAAAGGGGCATAAAAGTTCAATATTTACACTCAGAAATACAGTCTATCGAACGCATCGAAATAATCCAAAGTTTAAGGGCAGGGGAATTTGATATTTTAATCGGAGTAAATTTATTAAGAGAAGGCTTAGACTTGCCCGAAGTTTCTTTGGTGGTAATTATGGATGCGGATAAAGAAGGTTTTTTGCGCTCTGAGAAGTCTTTAATTCAAACTATCGGCAGGGCGGCCCGTCATGTCAATGGGGAAGCGATTTTATATGCTGATAATTTGACTGATAGTATGGAAAAAGCTCTTAATGAAACCAATCGAAGGAGAAAATTACAGTTAGCTTATAATAAAAAACATAATATTATTCCTAGATCTATTAGTAAAAAATCTAGTAGCTCTATTTTAGAATTTTTGGATATAACCCGTCGATTAAATAGTGAACAATTAGAAAAAGTTTATGATCACATAGAAGAGGTAACATTAGATAAGATTCCTGATTTAATTAAACAGTTTGAAGAACAAATGAAAACATATGCGAAAGATTTGGAATTTGAAAAAGCAGCAGAAATGAGAGATAAAATTAAAAATTTAAGAGCAAAATTAAGAACTGTTGATAACTAA
- a CDS encoding protein of unknown function DUF820 (PFAM: Protein of unknown function (DUF820)~COGs: COG4636 conserved hypothetical protein~InterPro IPR008538~KEGG: cyc:PCC7424_1832 protein of unknown function DUF820~PFAM: protein of unknown function DUF820~SPTR: Putative uncharacterized protein) gives MLTKARADRVLLNNISWQQFENILVDIGQTRSSRVAYDNGILEIMTPLPEHEYYKENIGDCIKDIAEVLEMDYESLGSTTWRKEAKMAGLEPDNCFYFQNEPKIRGQLHYDLNQDPPPDLALEIDITSKSLNRFPIYARIGVPELWCYDEGQLKIYLLQEDETYQESEFSLVFPKLRVQEIPEVIDQYRSEGRRTIRRKIREWAIATRNN, from the coding sequence ATGCTTACAAAAGCCCGTGCGGATAGAGTTTTATTAAATAATATTTCTTGGCAACAGTTCGAGAATATCCTTGTGGATATAGGGCAAACCCGCAGTTCTCGTGTTGCTTATGATAACGGCATTTTAGAAATTATGACTCCTTTACCTGAACACGAATATTACAAAGAAAATATCGGTGATTGTATTAAAGACATCGCAGAGGTGTTGGAAATGGATTACGAAAGCCTTGGTTCAACAACATGGCGAAAAGAGGCTAAGATGGCAGGGCTTGAGCCTGATAATTGTTTTTATTTTCAAAATGAGCCAAAAATCAGAGGACAATTACATTATGATTTAAATCAAGATCCTCCCCCTGACTTAGCTTTAGAAATTGATATTACTAGCAAATCCCTTAATCGTTTTCCCATATATGCCCGTATCGGTGTTCCTGAGTTGTGGTGTTATGATGAGGGGCAATTGAAAATTTATTTGCTTCAAGAAGACGAAACCTATCAGGAATCGGAATTTAGTTTGGTTTTTCCTAAGTTACGGGTACAGGAAATTCCAGAGGTAATTGATCAATATCGTAGTGAGGGCAGAAGGACTATTCGTCGTAAAATTCGGGAATGGGCGATCGCAACGAGGAATAATTGA
- a CDS encoding protein of unknown function DUF820 (PFAM: Protein of unknown function (DUF820)~InterPro IPR008538~KEGG: mar:MAE_07110 hypothetical protein~PFAM: protein of unknown function DUF820~SPTR: Putative uncharacterized protein): MNTFPPLENGDRLSSIEYEKRTKNLAPQIKTELINGVVYMAAALRYENHGLPHSYIMGWLAFYMANTPGVALADNTTIRLDFDNQPQPDALLRIEGGQSRVSQDDYIEGAPELIVEIAGSSASYDMYDKMQVYRRHGVKEYIVWQVYDKKIDWFYLHEGNYLKYQPSSEGIIESRVFPCLVLSIPHMLDRNLAQVLKILEHNLNSDKHREFIDQLPNREK; this comes from the coding sequence ATGAATACTTTTCCTCCCCTCGAAAATGGCGATCGCCTTTCCAGTATTGAATATGAAAAACGGACAAAAAACCTAGCCCCCCAAATAAAAACCGAATTAATTAATGGAGTTGTTTATATGGCAGCAGCCCTAAGATATGAAAATCATGGTTTACCCCATAGCTATATTATGGGTTGGTTAGCTTTCTATATGGCAAACACCCCAGGGGTGGCATTGGCAGATAATACCACTATCAGATTAGATTTTGATAATCAACCCCAACCAGATGCCCTATTGCGCATTGAGGGAGGGCAATCGAGGGTTAGCCAAGATGATTATATTGAGGGGGCGCCAGAGTTGATTGTGGAGATTGCCGGTTCGAGTGCTTCCTATGATATGTATGACAAAATGCAAGTCTATCGCCGTCATGGGGTAAAAGAATATATTGTCTGGCAAGTGTATGACAAAAAAATAGACTGGTTTTATCTCCATGAGGGAAACTATCTTAAATATCAACCCTCTTCCGAGGGAATTATTGAGAGTCGGGTTTTTCCCTGTTTGGTGTTATCTATTCCCCATATGCTCGATCGCAATTTAGCCCAAGTGTTAAAAATATTGGAACATAATTTAAATAGTGATAAACATCGAGAATTTATTGATCAATTACCTAACCGTGAAAAATAG
- a CDS encoding CheA signal transduction histidine kinase (PFAM: CheW-like domain; Histidine kinase-, DNA gyrase B-, and HSP90-like ATPase; Response regulator receiver domain; Signal transducing histidine kinase, homodimeric domain; Hpt domain~COGs: COG0643 Chemotaxis protein histidine kinase and related kinase~InterProIPR004358:IPR008207:IPR004105:IPR003594:IPR 002545:IPR001789:IPR005467~KEGG: cyc:PCC7424_2780 CheA signal transduction histidine kinase~PFAM: response regulator receiver; ATP-binding region ATPase domain protein; Hpt domain protein; Signal transducing histidine kinase homodimeric; CheW domain protein~SMART: response regulator receiver; ATP-binding region ATPase domain protein; Hpt domain protein; CheW domain protein~SPTR: CheA signal transduction histidine kinase) — protein sequence MNPLNQPYQSFIDEVPQLLQEIEKGLHNIRQNHSTEVENLINAINTLQTGTQEVGLESISSIAQKLKYYLQSFHHQDSVVDQDLAELFMDGYDYLAQSLVLHIENGSFDENQGEEVWQKLEEKLVDYLKSGENNLSGEDDIVASIFHGEITQEILRLRGLVASPDIFQPSEELSACFQVLLDCAESLDLSGFTSLVTTAQKAFRLHPDQAMVIANLLIQDLEKSRNLVLEGDRTLGGEPCTEIVTLAEDINAYINWESPVKETNQVDVNDSSYQFFIAEVPDILEKIERNLLVLKDDKSVNKINDIMRGLHTLKGGSASVGLNSIKNISHQMEDYVKLLFDETVAVDTELEGYLLDGFDCLRGALMEQIEQGSHGEQWEAQSQPIWANLDQKLGDIAPNDYLPSSADLGVDMMASMFESDVGEAIEHLQQIVDSLPEESLREEVLLQTEVFLGFGEMFKLSGFRDIAKSASMAIALNPSKIQEITHLLIEDITLARQEVLQGDRTQGGNPSIELKRLSGQEDSNLGAEPENLDFAHLAQEIANQEEEALDFAEELSPQEEENMEEETLDFGQLIGNLDSLEEETPSYAMDATPEEDYSNLEDAFAQYAEEEESEQKQLQEQSYQFFIEEAPELIALIDTGLEKVIQDPHNINEINEIARAAHSLKGGGRSAGLEDIGNIALRVEKSFKALFSENITLDDDLTAYLEEIYQLLRQPLIARIENQEFDEKVNLDLANELWAEFEEKYGEELAKAEDFLPSSSDLGIDIATSIFEVDVAEGIKAVEEAMAGDEEALRDTLTMQTEVFTGFGEMLNLPGFTEICQITGETLQQQPQQLRAIASAFLDNIKQAHQLVMEGDRETGGSPSEELLTLAGIGQTDNTPIEEYQETPIDTKDPSYNFFIEEAPELLAMMEEGLLTLKQERSTGKIHQIMRAAHSIKGGAASVGLEAIKTIAHRLEDVIKVFYDETIIIDTELESLLLEGYDCLQEALTEQMQTGTYQPAVALAKAQGIWEALENRLGDALNRPDDFIPSSEDLGVDIVQSMFEVDVAQELQRLRAVLSTPTSQPLAGELRATLEVFAGFGEMLNLSGFASIAHLGLTALENNPDQAIAIIETVIQDADNARNLVLGGDRTTGGSPSQKLRELADTSSTTAPESDFIPDSSEDIFYLDEENESSDIEEVLSDVVTNTDDLINFALEDKETQTNSPSLEEVFGNQKDEFAIIESLDNQEEEESEIPSLEEIFTNEISEEEINLLSKASQLALDDDKNSTLPSLEEVFTSPDFSNIEVSPDTQEEEEEEDKSPSLDEVFGEKITFSTIEEAQEDSEDDPDSIPSLEDLIGKVPNVIEDSKQTITPETFIPVGQENNQEENEPSTESKEDIEKKIQSLQDVFDKLPGLRDEADINLVFRRQESSPKKKAPIAPTPKPATPAPKSNLTVRVDLERLERMNNLIGELSINRNGLSLQNDKLQTSVKELLERFNRFQSTANTLRELSDKMLTSPEKFNISQGDSSFPLSLSEDGDLDVTAAFDSLEMDRYDNLYYVVQGLIEQMIQLEESVDDIALYAAQSGQTMENQRQMLNRMRDELMWARMLPLGEVLNRFPRVLRDLSVKYDKKVNLKLSGTNVLVDKAALEKLYDPLVHLMRNGFDHGIESPALRRQKGKSETGIIEVKAYHQGNQTIIEVKDDGGGLNLDKIGKKAVERGILTPEQLTVASKDTLLDLIFQPGFSTAASVTEISGRGVGLDIVRSQLRALKGTISVDSNPNQGTTFTLKLPLTLTIDKLLVLSAEAQFYALPSDNIEEIVVPESSQIKTSGNKRFLHFENRIIPIYSLDNLLHYRCHMPDISNTTTQALEVLPTPKDWGKPLLLIRQGAELFAIEVDHLVSEQELVIKPFGSALSAPSYTYGCTILGDGTLIPVINSAILLENYFQATQPGSSLNMPISGDADIPRKPSSGVFKITSVLVVDDSAAMRRTLALSLEKAGYRVLQAKDGKEALDQLQQTSNISLVICDIEMPNMNGFEFLGQRRRFPELSKIPVAMLTSRSNEKHQKLATHLGADAYFTKPYIEQKFLQAIKNMVGDNATANV from the coding sequence ATGAATCCACTTAACCAGCCATATCAATCCTTTATTGATGAAGTACCCCAGTTATTACAAGAGATAGAGAAAGGGCTACATAATATTAGGCAAAATCACTCTACCGAAGTCGAAAACCTTATCAATGCAATCAATACTCTGCAAACTGGCACCCAAGAGGTGGGTTTAGAGTCAATTAGTAGCATCGCCCAGAAGTTAAAATATTATTTACAATCCTTTCATCATCAAGATTCGGTAGTTGATCAAGACTTGGCAGAGCTTTTTATGGATGGTTATGATTATCTTGCTCAGTCTTTGGTTTTACATATAGAAAATGGTAGTTTTGACGAAAATCAAGGGGAGGAAGTATGGCAAAAGTTGGAGGAAAAATTAGTGGATTATCTTAAGTCGGGGGAAAATAATCTTTCTGGAGAGGATGATATTGTTGCGTCTATTTTTCATGGAGAAATAACCCAAGAAATTTTGCGTCTCAGGGGTTTGGTGGCTTCTCCCGATATATTTCAACCTTCGGAGGAGTTGTCGGCTTGTTTTCAGGTTTTGCTTGACTGTGCAGAATCTTTGGATTTATCAGGTTTTACCTCTTTGGTTACCACTGCCCAAAAAGCCTTTAGATTACATCCTGATCAAGCAATGGTTATTGCTAATTTGTTGATTCAAGACTTAGAAAAAAGTCGTAATTTAGTTTTAGAGGGCGATCGCACTTTAGGGGGTGAACCCTGTACCGAAATTGTAACTTTAGCAGAGGATATTAACGCCTATATAAACTGGGAAAGTCCTGTGAAAGAGACTAATCAGGTGGATGTAAATGATTCTAGTTATCAATTTTTTATCGCTGAAGTACCAGATATTTTAGAAAAAATTGAAAGAAATTTATTAGTTTTAAAAGACGATAAAAGCGTCAATAAAATTAATGACATTATGCGCGGTTTACACACCCTAAAAGGTGGCTCTGCTAGTGTCGGTTTAAATAGCATTAAAAATATTTCCCACCAGATGGAGGACTATGTAAAACTCCTTTTTGATGAAACGGTGGCAGTGGATACGGAGTTAGAAGGTTATTTGTTAGATGGTTTCGATTGTTTACGAGGGGCTTTGATGGAGCAAATCGAACAGGGAAGCCATGGTGAGCAGTGGGAGGCTCAAAGTCAGCCTATATGGGCAAATTTAGACCAGAAACTAGGTGATATTGCACCCAATGACTACTTACCTTCCTCCGCAGACTTGGGGGTTGATATGATGGCATCGATGTTTGAGTCGGATGTGGGAGAAGCCATTGAACATTTACAACAAATAGTGGATAGTCTTCCCGAAGAAAGTCTTAGAGAAGAAGTATTATTACAAACAGAAGTTTTCCTCGGTTTCGGTGAGATGTTTAAACTCTCAGGATTCCGAGATATAGCCAAAAGTGCCTCAATGGCGATCGCACTTAACCCCTCAAAAATCCAAGAAATTACCCATTTATTGATCGAAGATATTACCCTTGCACGACAAGAAGTGTTACAGGGCGATCGCACCCAAGGAGGAAATCCATCCATAGAGTTAAAAAGACTCTCAGGGCAAGAAGATTCAAATCTAGGTGCCGAACCAGAAAACCTCGATTTCGCCCATTTAGCTCAAGAAATAGCTAACCAAGAGGAAGAAGCCCTCGATTTCGCCGAAGAATTATCCCCCCAAGAAGAAGAAAATATGGAGGAAGAAACCCTCGACTTTGGGCAACTAATCGGAAACTTGGACTCCCTCGAGGAAGAAACCCCCAGTTATGCCATGGATGCAACCCCAGAGGAGGACTACAGCAACCTAGAAGATGCTTTCGCTCAATATGCCGAGGAAGAAGAATCAGAACAAAAACAGCTACAAGAACAATCCTATCAATTCTTTATCGAAGAAGCCCCAGAATTAATTGCACTCATTGACACGGGCTTAGAAAAAGTCATCCAAGATCCTCATAATATCAACGAAATTAACGAAATAGCCAGAGCAGCCCATTCCCTCAAAGGCGGAGGAAGAAGCGCTGGGTTAGAAGACATTGGCAACATTGCCCTACGGGTGGAGAAAAGTTTTAAGGCCTTGTTCAGCGAAAATATCACCCTAGATGATGATTTGACTGCCTATCTGGAGGAAATATATCAACTCCTACGCCAACCTCTCATAGCCCGTATTGAAAATCAGGAATTTGATGAAAAGGTTAACCTCGATTTAGCCAATGAATTGTGGGCAGAGTTTGAGGAAAAATATGGAGAAGAGTTGGCAAAGGCAGAGGATTTCTTGCCCTCATCCAGTGATTTGGGTATTGATATTGCTACCTCTATTTTCGAGGTGGATGTTGCCGAGGGCATCAAGGCCGTTGAGGAAGCCATGGCAGGGGATGAGGAAGCCCTACGAGATACCCTCACCATGCAAACGGAAGTATTTACAGGATTTGGCGAAATGTTGAATCTACCGGGGTTTACAGAAATTTGTCAGATTACAGGGGAAACTTTACAACAACAACCCCAACAGTTAAGGGCGATCGCCTCTGCTTTTTTAGATAACATAAAACAGGCTCATCAGCTAGTAATGGAAGGGGATAGGGAAACGGGAGGAAGCCCCAGCGAAGAATTGTTAACCCTCGCAGGAATTGGGCAAACAGATAATACCCCCATAGAAGAATACCAAGAAACCCCCATCGATACCAAAGATCCTAGTTACAACTTCTTTATCGAAGAAGCCCCTGAATTATTGGCAATGATGGAGGAAGGTTTATTAACCCTCAAACAAGAACGTAGTACAGGTAAAATTCACCAAATTATGAGGGCGGCACACTCCATCAAAGGCGGTGCGGCTAGTGTTGGTTTAGAAGCCATTAAAACCATTGCCCATCGTCTCGAAGACGTGATTAAAGTCTTTTACGATGAAACCATTATCATCGATACGGAGTTAGAAAGCCTGTTATTAGAAGGTTATGATTGTCTGCAAGAAGCCTTAACCGAACAGATGCAAACAGGCACCTATCAACCCGCCGTTGCCCTCGCCAAAGCCCAAGGGATATGGGAAGCCCTGGAAAACCGATTAGGGGATGCCCTCAACCGCCCCGATGACTTTATTCCTTCCTCCGAAGACTTGGGGGTTGATATTGTTCAATCCATGTTCGAGGTGGATGTGGCTCAAGAATTACAAAGATTACGGGCGGTATTATCTACCCCCACTTCTCAGCCCCTCGCAGGGGAGTTACGGGCTACCCTAGAAGTATTTGCTGGGTTTGGTGAAATGTTGAATCTCAGCGGTTTTGCTTCCATTGCCCACCTTGGTTTAACTGCCCTAGAAAATAATCCTGATCAAGCAATTGCCATTATTGAAACCGTCATTCAAGATGCCGATAATGCTCGTAATTTGGTACTAGGGGGCGATCGCACCACAGGAGGCTCTCCAAGTCAAAAATTAAGGGAATTAGCCGATACAAGCTCCACCACCGCCCCAGAAAGCGATTTTATCCCCGACTCCTCCGAAGATATTTTCTACCTTGATGAAGAGAACGAATCAAGCGACATCGAAGAAGTATTAAGCGATGTGGTTACCAACACCGATGATTTAATCAACTTTGCCCTCGAAGACAAAGAAACCCAAACCAACTCCCCCTCCCTTGAAGAAGTGTTCGGCAACCAAAAAGATGAGTTTGCCATCATAGAATCCCTTGATAATCAAGAGGAAGAAGAATCGGAAATTCCCTCCCTCGAAGAAATCTTCACCAACGAAATTAGTGAGGAAGAAATTAACCTGCTTTCCAAAGCCTCCCAATTGGCATTGGATGATGACAAAAATTCCACCCTACCCTCCCTTGAGGAAGTATTTACCAGTCCCGACTTTAGTAATATCGAAGTCTCTCCCGATACCCAAGAGGAGGAAGAGGAAGAAGATAAATCCCCCAGTTTAGATGAGGTTTTCGGAGAAAAAATTACCTTTAGCACCATCGAAGAAGCCCAAGAAGATAGTGAAGATGATCCCGACTCTATTCCTAGTTTAGAGGATTTGATCGGTAAAGTTCCCAATGTGATCGAAGATTCCAAACAAACCATTACCCCCGAGACTTTTATTCCCGTGGGGCAAGAAAATAATCAGGAAGAAAACGAGCCATCTACAGAAAGCAAAGAAGACATTGAGAAGAAAATTCAATCTTTGCAAGATGTCTTTGATAAACTACCCGGATTGAGGGATGAAGCAGATATAAATCTTGTCTTCCGTCGTCAAGAATCCTCTCCCAAAAAGAAAGCCCCCATTGCCCCCACTCCCAAACCTGCCACCCCTGCCCCAAAAAGTAACCTCACTGTCAGGGTAGATTTGGAGCGTTTAGAAAGAATGAATAACCTTATCGGTGAACTATCCATTAACCGTAACGGCTTATCGTTACAGAATGATAAACTACAAACATCTGTAAAAGAACTTTTAGAACGTTTTAACCGTTTCCAATCCACCGCCAACACTCTGCGGGAATTGTCAGATAAAATGCTCACGTCTCCCGAAAAATTTAATATTTCTCAGGGTGATTCTTCTTTCCCCCTTAGTCTTTCCGAAGATGGTGACTTGGATGTAACTGCTGCCTTCGACTCCCTAGAAATGGATCGTTACGACAACCTTTATTATGTGGTACAGGGGTTGATTGAGCAGATGATTCAGCTAGAGGAATCGGTGGATGATATTGCCCTCTATGCCGCCCAATCGGGGCAAACCATGGAAAATCAACGGCAAATGCTCAATCGGATGCGAGACGAGTTGATGTGGGCGAGAATGTTACCCCTTGGGGAGGTGTTAAACCGTTTTCCGAGGGTATTACGGGATTTATCGGTTAAGTATGATAAAAAGGTCAACTTAAAATTGAGTGGTACTAATGTTTTAGTCGACAAAGCCGCTCTGGAAAAATTGTATGATCCCCTTGTTCACTTGATGCGCAATGGTTTTGACCATGGTATTGAGTCTCCTGCACTACGTCGCCAGAAAGGAAAATCAGAAACGGGCATTATTGAGGTAAAAGCCTATCATCAGGGCAACCAAACCATTATCGAAGTTAAGGACGATGGCGGTGGTTTAAACCTCGATAAAATTGGTAAAAAGGCAGTAGAGCGTGGTATTCTCACTCCTGAACAGTTGACGGTAGCATCTAAAGATACTTTACTCGATCTCATTTTTCAACCCGGTTTTTCCACTGCCGCCTCGGTGACGGAAATTTCTGGCCGTGGAGTAGGTTTAGATATAGTGCGATCGCAACTTAGAGCCTTAAAAGGAACTATCTCCGTGGACTCTAATCCCAATCAAGGAACAACTTTCACCCTCAAGCTCCCCCTAACCCTCACCATCGATAAACTATTGGTATTGTCCGCCGAAGCCCAATTTTATGCCCTCCCCTCCGATAACATTGAGGAGATTGTCGTACCTGAATCCTCACAAATTAAAACCTCTGGCAATAAACGCTTCCTCCATTTTGAAAACCGCATTATCCCCATTTACTCCCTAGATAACTTATTACATTACCGCTGTCACATGCCCGACATCAGTAATACCACGACCCAAGCCCTAGAGGTGTTACCAACCCCCAAAGACTGGGGTAAACCCCTTTTACTAATCCGTCAAGGAGCAGAATTATTTGCCATCGAAGTTGATCACCTCGTCAGTGAACAAGAATTGGTAATCAAGCCCTTTGGTAGTGCTTTGAGCGCACCTAGTTATACCTATGGCTGTACTATTTTAGGGGATGGTACTTTAATTCCCGTCATTAACAGTGCGATTTTATTAGAAAACTATTTCCAAGCCACCCAACCCGGTAGTAGCCTCAATATGCCCATCTCAGGAGATGCTGACATCCCCCGTAAACCCTCCTCGGGAGTCTTTAAAATTACTTCGGTGTTAGTAGTAGATGATAGTGCTGCCATGCGACGTACCCTTGCTCTATCCTTAGAAAAAGCAGGTTATCGGGTATTACAAGCAAAAGATGGTAAAGAAGCGCTTGATCAACTCCAACAAACCTCTAACATTAGTTTAGTAATTTGTGATATTGAGATGCCTAATATGAATGGATTTGAATTTTTAGGACAACGTCGTCGTTTTCCTGAGTTGAGTAAAATTCCCGTGGCAATGCTTACCTCCCGTAGTAATGAAAAACACCAAAAATTAGCCACCCATTTAGGGGCAGATGCTTATTTTACAAAACCTTATATTGAACAAAAATTCTTACAAGCCATTAAAAATATGGTGGGAGACAATGCCACAGCCAATGTTTAA
- a CDS encoding hypothetical protein (KEGG: tel:tsr0123 hypothetical protein~SPTR: Tsr0123 protein), whose amino-acid sequence MIKVIKKITNDISSLCVHSMLFLLKTSPFLLVIFIGFGDQFLPQPLSKTSRDVRNSITNALSIGENSEVLENNKYNNNRSDQIIKDLSR is encoded by the coding sequence ATGATCAAAGTAATTAAAAAAATTACCAATGATATAAGTAGTTTGTGTGTGCATAGTATGCTTTTCTTACTCAAAACCAGTCCTTTTTTACTGGTGATTTTTATCGGTTTTGGGGATCAATTTTTGCCCCAACCTTTGAGTAAGACGAGTAGAGATGTTCGTAATTCTATCACCAATGCTTTATCCATCGGCGAAAACTCAGAAGTGCTAGAAAACAATAAGTATAACAATAATCGCAGTGATCAGATTATCAAAGACCTTTCGAGGTAG